One region of Intestinimonas massiliensis (ex Afouda et al. 2020) genomic DNA includes:
- the rsmH gene encoding 16S rRNA (cytosine(1402)-N(4))-methyltransferase RsmH → MEQGQAYSHRPVLLDECIEGLRIRPGGLYLDGTLGRAGHSREIARRLDTGRLVCIDRDQAALDAAQDRLAGCLDKVELIHGNFGDLAELLDGRGLGPFDGMLFDLGVSSPQLDDPERGFSYMHDAPLDMRMDRSEALTAAMVVNEWPQEELKRILWQYGEERYAPQIAAAIARRRADKPIGTTLELVEVIRGAMPAQALREKQHPAKRSFQAIRIAVNDELAAVDRMLQAAVPRLSPGGRLAVISFHSLEDRIVKNALAAFARGCTCPPDFPVCVCGKTPQVRLVNRKPILSGEAELNENPRARSAKLRLAEKL, encoded by the coding sequence ATGGAACAAGGACAGGCCTATTCTCACCGCCCCGTCCTGCTGGACGAGTGCATCGAGGGGCTGCGCATCCGCCCCGGCGGTCTCTATCTGGACGGGACCCTGGGCCGGGCGGGCCATTCCCGGGAGATCGCAAGGCGGCTGGACACCGGACGTCTGGTGTGCATCGACCGGGACCAGGCGGCGCTGGACGCCGCTCAGGACCGGCTGGCCGGCTGCTTGGACAAGGTGGAGCTGATTCACGGCAACTTCGGGGACCTGGCGGAGCTGCTGGACGGCAGGGGACTGGGGCCCTTTGACGGGATGCTCTTCGACCTGGGCGTGTCCTCCCCCCAACTGGACGACCCGGAGCGGGGCTTTTCCTATATGCACGACGCCCCGCTGGACATGCGCATGGACCGCTCCGAGGCCCTGACCGCCGCCATGGTGGTCAACGAGTGGCCCCAGGAGGAGCTCAAGCGTATCCTCTGGCAGTACGGGGAGGAGCGCTACGCCCCCCAGATTGCGGCGGCCATCGCCCGCCGGCGGGCGGACAAGCCCATCGGCACCACGCTGGAGCTGGTGGAGGTCATCCGCGGCGCCATGCCCGCCCAGGCCCTGCGGGAGAAGCAGCACCCGGCCAAGCGCAGCTTTCAGGCCATCCGGATCGCGGTCAATGACGAGCTGGCGGCGGTGGACCGGATGCTCCAGGCAGCGGTGCCCCGGCTGTCCCCAGGGGGACGGCTGGCGGTCATCTCCTTCCACTCCCTGGAGGACCGCATCGTGAAAAACGCACTGGCAGCTTTCGCCAGGGGCTGTACCTGCCCGCCGGACTTTCCCGTGTGCGTCTGCGGCAAAACGCCCCAGGTGAGGCTGGTGAACCGCAAGCCCA
- the mraZ gene encoding division/cell wall cluster transcriptional repressor MraZ, protein MGSVTGTYEHSIDAKGRLFIPAKLREELGASFYLAMGVDTCLAVYPQESWDRFTEKFASLPVSKSKAMRSLFANAVKCVPDSQGRIVLPQRLRKYADLGKDVVIIGVHDRAEIWSAERWNAEEEEMTPEKMAALMDSLEL, encoded by the coding sequence GTGGGGAGCGTCACTGGCACCTATGAGCACAGCATCGACGCCAAAGGCCGGCTGTTCATCCCCGCCAAGCTCCGGGAGGAGCTGGGCGCCTCCTTCTATCTGGCCATGGGCGTGGACACCTGTCTGGCCGTCTATCCCCAGGAGAGCTGGGACCGGTTTACGGAGAAATTCGCTTCCCTGCCGGTGAGCAAATCCAAGGCCATGCGCTCTCTCTTCGCCAACGCCGTCAAGTGTGTGCCCGACAGCCAGGGGCGCATCGTTCTGCCCCAGCGGCTGCGCAAATACGCCGATCTGGGCAAGGACGTGGTCATCATCGGCGTCCACGACCGGGCGGAAATCTGGAGCGCCGAGCGCTGGAACGCCGAGGAGGAAGAGATGACGCCCGAGAAGATGGCGGCGCTGATGGACTCTTTGGAGCTGTAA
- the malQ gene encoding 4-alpha-glucanotransferase: protein MTGRSSGILLPIFSLPGGCGVGSLGGGARTFVDFLAAAGQRWWQILPLVPPGSGNSPYMSPSAFAGNPWFLDLEDLARDGLLTPDELREARYPDLDRVDYRWLAETRLPLLRRAWKRGRTACRTEQDAFLRAQAGWLPDHALFTALHAHLGALPLDRWPEPLRRRDPEALEPYRARLADEIDFQVFLQYQFFRQWTALRAYARARGVSILGDLPIYVSADSAEVWAQPRLFQLDEALRPKAAAGVPPDAFSDVGQHWGNPLYDWAGHRQALFTWWVRRMEHAALLYDAVRIDHFRGFHTYWSIPMGASTALEGRWEPGPGQDLVDHLRREVPGLDLIAEDLGDLDEAARDFIAGSGLPGMKILIYAFDPVGESAYLPHNCPTDAVVYTGTHDTPTFVQWLFQEASPAERAFASDYLRLRADEGFGWGAVCGAWAAPSRLAIAPLQDVLGLGADARINTPGTTGPHNWSWRVRQDALNSDVSGRLKHITRTYRRG from the coding sequence ATGACCGGACGTTCCAGCGGCATTCTTCTTCCTATCTTTTCTCTCCCCGGCGGCTGCGGCGTGGGCTCCCTGGGAGGGGGCGCCCGAACCTTTGTAGACTTTCTTGCCGCAGCGGGACAGCGCTGGTGGCAGATTCTCCCCCTGGTGCCGCCGGGCAGCGGCAACTCCCCCTATATGTCCCCCTCCGCCTTTGCAGGCAACCCCTGGTTTCTGGACCTGGAGGACCTGGCCCGGGACGGCCTGCTCACCCCGGACGAGCTCCGGGAGGCCCGATATCCTGATCTGGACCGGGTGGACTATCGGTGGCTGGCCGAAACCCGCCTCCCCCTGCTGCGCCGGGCTTGGAAGCGAGGAAGGACGGCCTGCCGGACGGAGCAGGACGCCTTTCTGCGGGCGCAGGCCGGCTGGCTGCCCGACCACGCTCTGTTCACCGCCCTGCACGCCCACCTGGGCGCTCTGCCTCTGGACCGGTGGCCAGAGCCTCTCCGCCGCCGGGACCCGGAGGCGTTGGAGCCGTACCGAGCCCGGCTGGCCGACGAGATCGACTTCCAGGTGTTTTTGCAGTATCAGTTCTTCCGCCAGTGGACCGCCCTGCGGGCCTACGCCAGGGCCAGAGGAGTCTCCATCCTGGGCGACCTGCCCATCTACGTCTCAGCCGACAGCGCGGAGGTGTGGGCCCAGCCCCGACTCTTCCAGCTCGACGAGGCGCTCCGCCCCAAGGCGGCGGCCGGCGTGCCCCCCGACGCCTTCTCCGACGTGGGCCAGCACTGGGGCAACCCCCTCTATGACTGGGCCGGACACAGGCAGGCGCTCTTTACCTGGTGGGTGCGCCGGATGGAACACGCCGCGCTGCTCTACGACGCGGTGCGCATCGACCACTTCCGGGGCTTCCACACCTACTGGTCCATCCCCATGGGGGCCTCCACCGCCCTGGAGGGCCGCTGGGAGCCCGGTCCCGGCCAGGACCTGGTGGACCACCTGCGCCGGGAGGTCCCCGGCCTGGACCTGATCGCGGAGGACCTGGGGGATCTGGACGAAGCCGCCCGGGACTTTATCGCGGGCTCCGGCCTGCCTGGTATGAAGATCCTGATCTACGCCTTCGACCCCGTGGGCGAGAGCGCCTATCTGCCCCACAATTGCCCGACGGACGCGGTGGTCTACACCGGCACCCATGACACCCCCACCTTCGTCCAGTGGCTGTTTCAGGAGGCCAGCCCGGCGGAACGGGCTTTTGCCTCCGATTACCTGCGGCTCCGGGCCGACGAGGGCTTCGGCTGGGGGGCCGTCTGCGGCGCCTGGGCCGCCCCGTCCCGGCTGGCCATCGCCCCCCTGCAGGACGTGCTGGGCCTGGGGGCGGACGCACGGATCAACACCCCCGGCACCACCGGCCCCCACAACTGGTCCTGGCGGGTCCGTCAGGACGCCCTCAACTCCGACGTGTCCGGCCGGCTGAAACACATCACCCGTACCTACCGCAGAGGCTAA
- the yedF gene encoding sulfurtransferase-like selenium metabolism protein YedF: MSQCIDAKGQRCPVPVVLAKKAIAAGETSFTIEVDDPAAVENLSRLADHQGFTVAVRGLPGGGHALNFTRASGVSAPTACQREADAPLPGRGYAVFVGRDIIGSGDRELGANLMRMFFYTLAEGDALPESVLFMNDGVKLPTLDDQVAAHVQTLTDRGVEVLVCGTCLSFYGLTDRLQAGTVSNMFDIVSRMQAAAKVITL, from the coding sequence ATGTCCCAATGTATCGACGCCAAGGGCCAGCGCTGCCCTGTGCCCGTGGTCCTGGCCAAAAAGGCCATCGCCGCCGGGGAGACCAGCTTCACCATTGAGGTGGACGACCCCGCCGCCGTGGAAAATCTGTCCCGGCTGGCCGACCACCAGGGCTTCACCGTCGCCGTCCGCGGCCTTCCCGGCGGCGGCCATGCCCTGAATTTCACCCGCGCTTCGGGTGTGAGCGCGCCCACCGCCTGCCAGCGGGAGGCCGACGCACCCCTGCCCGGCCGGGGCTACGCCGTCTTTGTGGGCCGGGACATCATCGGCTCCGGCGACCGGGAGCTGGGCGCCAACCTGATGCGCATGTTTTTCTACACCCTGGCGGAGGGGGACGCGCTGCCCGAGAGCGTGCTTTTCATGAACGACGGGGTCAAGCTGCCCACCCTGGACGACCAGGTAGCCGCCCACGTCCAAACGCTCACCGACCGCGGGGTGGAGGTACTGGTCTGCGGCACCTGCCTCAGCTTCTACGGCCTGACCGACCGGCTCCAGGCGGGTACGGTGAGCAACATGTTCGACATCGTGTCCCGGATGCAGGCCGCCGCCAAGGTCATCACCCTGTGA
- a CDS encoding DUF3343 domain-containing protein translates to MEPDYCLISFASTHAAIRARQALTGVCPAVVMPVLREISLGCGMALRLHPAHLSAARTALAESGLPRETYAFYRVTGSGKTLGAEPLE, encoded by the coding sequence ATGGAGCCGGACTACTGTCTGATCTCCTTCGCCTCCACCCATGCCGCTATCCGGGCCCGGCAGGCCCTGACCGGGGTCTGCCCGGCGGTGGTCATGCCGGTGCTGCGGGAGATCTCGCTGGGCTGCGGTATGGCCCTCCGCCTTCACCCGGCCCATCTTTCCGCCGCCCGGACCGCCCTGGCGGAGAGCGGACTCCCCCGGGAGACCTACGCCTTTTACCGGGTGACCGGCTCGGGCAAAACTCTGGGGGCCGAGCCACTGGAATAA
- the coaD gene encoding pantetheine-phosphate adenylyltransferase translates to MKIAIYPGSFDPLTLGHLNIIKRAARCFDKLIVCVMVNSQKKGLFSPEERVELIRRVVKQLPNVEVDASALLLAEYARQRRARVIVKGLRAFSDFEAEVQMAVVNRKLNPNIDTMFLPSNEKYTYLSSTVVKEMVRYGADLSDFLPREIIEDVKKKMDDSRREN, encoded by the coding sequence ATGAAGATCGCCATTTATCCCGGCAGCTTTGACCCTCTGACTCTGGGCCACTTGAACATCATCAAACGGGCGGCCCGCTGCTTCGACAAGCTCATCGTCTGCGTCATGGTGAACTCCCAGAAAAAGGGGCTGTTCTCGCCCGAAGAGCGGGTGGAGCTCATCCGGCGGGTGGTGAAGCAGCTCCCCAACGTGGAGGTGGATGCCTCCGCCCTGTTGCTGGCGGAGTATGCCCGGCAGCGCCGGGCCCGGGTGATCGTCAAGGGCCTGCGGGCCTTCTCCGACTTCGAGGCTGAGGTGCAGATGGCAGTGGTCAACCGCAAGCTCAATCCCAACATTGACACGATGTTCCTGCCCTCCAACGAGAAGTACACCTATCTCAGCTCCACGGTGGTGAAGGAGATGGTGCGTTATGGGGCGGACCTGTCCGATTTCCTGCCCCGGGAGATCATCGAGGACGTAAAAAAGAAAATGGACGACAGCAGGAGGGAAAATTAG
- the rsmD gene encoding 16S rRNA (guanine(966)-N(2))-methyltransferase RsmD, whose product MPGRRTKFEEKETAPMRVITGEARGRRLKELSGMDTRPTTDKVKESMFNIVQFDIEGRKVLDLFAGTGQLGIEALSRGAESAVFVDVRKDAAALIRENLAHCGFAGRARVVQGDYLAFLTGCREKFDLVFLDPPYASGFLEKALETIAAIDIVSENGIIVCESAQETVLPELPAPYAVGREYRYGKIKLTTCRRTV is encoded by the coding sequence ATGCCTGGAAGGCGGACTAAATTTGAGGAAAAGGAGACTGCACCTATGCGCGTCATCACAGGAGAGGCCCGGGGCCGGCGGCTGAAGGAGCTGTCCGGCATGGACACCCGGCCCACCACCGACAAGGTGAAGGAGTCCATGTTCAACATCGTCCAGTTCGACATCGAGGGGCGAAAGGTACTGGACCTGTTCGCCGGCACGGGCCAGCTCGGCATCGAGGCGCTGTCCCGGGGGGCGGAGTCCGCCGTCTTTGTGGACGTGCGCAAGGACGCCGCCGCCCTCATCCGGGAGAACCTGGCCCACTGCGGCTTTGCCGGCCGGGCCCGGGTGGTCCAGGGGGACTATCTGGCCTTCCTCACCGGCTGCCGGGAGAAGTTCGACCTGGTCTTTCTGGACCCTCCCTACGCCAGCGGTTTTCTGGAAAAGGCGCTGGAAACCATTGCCGCGATTGACATTGTGTCGGAAAATGGTATAATAGTCTGCGAAAGTGCGCAGGAAACGGTCCTGCCGGAGCTGCCGGCCCCCTATGCGGTGGGGCGGGAATACCGCTACGGCAAGATCAAGCTGACCACGTGCCGGCGCACGGTGTGA
- a CDS encoding DUF4358 domain-containing protein, translating to MKRLRMLLPMLMLCLILAACGGGGGAEITPAADVTAAQAAQAVWNSQPDREGLEALEGDGLSDHLADFCGLEDWEEGAVYAASGVDAREITVVLLPDEDAAQAAGERLEVYRQSRQGDFFGYAPEEAERLDKAAVLTVGRFAALLVCEDMDAARSAFEAALAGEPVFAPVHTQTPDPAPSPSEPPEPTRTLPEPASPPSPSPDPEPTPAGVLNPDLDVSGFVPYVQPNASVMELYDTSAIQRAWESGDDSGLSDKDREILERCREVLGEVLTEGMSAYEMELAVHDWLVEWGSYDRTVYDNPNHSGRTGYRDPWGMLVGGYGNCLGYSSTFQLLMDLSGVECITVVGAAFGSREDHAWNMVKLDGEWYCVDVTWDDPTGAARNGRHHRYFNVTSAYLRETDHQWDYRNVPEATAAAYAWKAD from the coding sequence ATGAAACGATTGCGCATGCTGCTCCCCATGCTGATGCTGTGCCTGATTTTGGCCGCCTGCGGCGGGGGCGGCGGGGCGGAGATTACGCCTGCCGCCGATGTGACTGCGGCGCAGGCGGCACAGGCCGTCTGGAACAGCCAGCCCGACCGGGAGGGACTGGAGGCCCTGGAGGGGGACGGCCTGTCCGACCACCTGGCCGACTTCTGCGGGCTGGAGGACTGGGAAGAGGGGGCGGTGTATGCCGCCTCCGGCGTGGACGCCCGGGAGATCACGGTGGTGCTGCTGCCCGACGAAGACGCCGCCCAGGCGGCGGGAGAGAGGCTGGAAGTCTACCGCCAGAGCCGCCAGGGGGACTTTTTCGGCTACGCCCCGGAGGAGGCCGAGCGGCTGGACAAGGCCGCCGTCCTGACCGTCGGGCGCTTTGCCGCCCTGCTGGTCTGCGAGGACATGGACGCGGCCCGGTCCGCCTTTGAGGCCGCTCTGGCCGGGGAGCCGGTCTTTGCCCCCGTACATACGCAGACGCCGGACCCTGCCCCGAGTCCGTCGGAGCCGCCGGAACCCACGCGGACCCTGCCGGAGCCGGCAAGCCCACCCTCTCCGTCGCCTGACCCGGAGCCCACCCCCGCCGGGGTGCTCAACCCGGACCTGGACGTCAGCGGCTTCGTACCCTACGTCCAGCCCAATGCCTCCGTGATGGAGCTCTATGACACCAGCGCCATTCAAAGGGCGTGGGAGAGCGGAGACGACAGCGGCCTGAGCGACAAGGATCGGGAGATCCTGGAGCGGTGCCGGGAGGTGCTGGGCGAGGTCCTCACCGAGGGAATGAGCGCATATGAAATGGAACTGGCGGTACATGACTGGCTGGTGGAGTGGGGAAGCTATGACCGCACGGTGTATGACAATCCCAACCACAGTGGCCGCACCGGCTACCGGGACCCCTGGGGGATGCTGGTGGGGGGCTACGGCAACTGTCTGGGCTACTCCAGCACCTTCCAGCTTTTGATGGACCTGTCCGGGGTGGAGTGTATCACCGTGGTCGGAGCGGCCTTCGGCTCCCGGGAGGACCACGCCTGGAACATGGTGAAGCTGGACGGGGAGTGGTACTGCGTGGACGTGACCTGGGACGACCCCACCGGTGCGGCCAGGAACGGCAGACATCACCGCTATTTCAACGTGACCAGCGCCTATCTGCGGGAGACCGACCATCAGTGGGACTATCGGAATGTGCCGGAGGCCACGGCGGCCGCGTATGCCTGGAAGGCGGACTAA
- the uvrC gene encoding excinuclease ABC subunit UvrC — MTFDELKEKAHGLPLKPGVYIMQNAKNEVIYVGKAKALKNRVSQYFANLASHTEKTRAMVSQIDHFDVIIADSEFEALILECSLIKRHQPKYNILLKDDKGYPYIRLSVHEPYPRFSLVNRPAEDGARYFGPYGSRGASQDIIDALKAALRLPQCQKRFPRDIGKERPCLYYRMGQCDGYCRREMDQSRYGEAMDQAVRLLEGRYDEVVNDLQAEMERAAAELRFERAAELRDRIRSIELLGKRQKVVAGSLADTDVVGFHRGEAKSCFVVLHYVDGDLAAKDMELIDTPMEEEREDTVSALVKQYYGGRGSLPRQILLPCEIEDEVPVLRMLSEACGRRMALMTPRRGAKMDLIRLANKNAVEEVERATSREERQSRLLEALGRMLALERGPERIEAYDISNTGDADIVASMTVFVHARPLKRDYRHFKLRDLEHADDYASMEQVLTRRFRRYLDGDEKFGNLPDVLFIDGGENHARVAVRVLEAHGLDIPVFGMVKDDRHRTRALVTPEGREIGIQQNQAIFSFVGRIQEETHRFAIEFNRLQRKNRVQGSVLDQIPGVGDKRRAELLKRFKSVKNVRAASLAELEEAVPKNTARAVYDFFNRPEGEP; from the coding sequence TTGACCTTTGACGAACTGAAAGAAAAAGCCCACGGCCTGCCGCTGAAGCCCGGCGTCTACATCATGCAGAACGCCAAAAACGAGGTCATCTATGTGGGCAAGGCCAAGGCTCTGAAAAATCGGGTGTCGCAGTATTTTGCCAATCTGGCCTCCCACACGGAAAAGACCCGGGCCATGGTGAGCCAGATCGACCACTTCGACGTCATCATCGCCGACTCGGAGTTCGAGGCCCTTATTTTGGAGTGCTCCCTCATCAAGCGGCATCAGCCCAAGTACAACATCCTTTTGAAGGACGACAAGGGCTACCCCTATATCCGCCTGTCGGTGCACGAGCCCTACCCCCGCTTTTCCCTGGTCAACCGCCCGGCGGAGGACGGGGCCCGGTACTTCGGGCCCTATGGCAGCCGGGGGGCCAGCCAGGACATCATCGACGCTCTGAAGGCCGCCCTCCGCCTGCCCCAGTGTCAGAAGCGGTTCCCCCGTGACATCGGCAAGGAGCGGCCCTGTCTCTACTACCGTATGGGCCAGTGCGACGGCTACTGCCGCAGGGAGATGGACCAGAGCCGGTACGGCGAGGCCATGGACCAGGCCGTCCGGCTGCTGGAGGGCAGGTACGACGAGGTGGTGAACGACCTCCAGGCCGAAATGGAGCGCGCAGCCGCCGAGCTGCGGTTTGAGCGGGCCGCCGAGCTGCGGGACCGCATCCGGTCCATCGAGCTGCTGGGCAAGCGGCAGAAGGTGGTGGCCGGCAGCCTGGCCGACACCGACGTGGTGGGCTTCCACCGGGGGGAGGCCAAAAGCTGCTTTGTGGTCCTGCACTATGTGGACGGCGACCTGGCGGCCAAGGACATGGAGCTCATCGACACGCCCATGGAGGAGGAGCGGGAGGACACCGTCTCCGCCCTGGTGAAGCAGTACTACGGCGGGCGGGGCAGCCTGCCCCGGCAGATCCTGCTGCCCTGCGAGATCGAGGACGAGGTGCCGGTGCTCCGGATGCTCTCCGAGGCCTGCGGACGGCGGATGGCCCTGATGACCCCCCGGCGTGGGGCCAAGATGGACCTCATCCGCCTGGCCAACAAGAACGCCGTGGAGGAGGTGGAGCGAGCCACCAGTCGGGAGGAACGGCAGTCCAGGCTGCTGGAGGCCCTGGGACGGATGCTGGCCCTGGAGCGGGGCCCTGAGCGCATCGAGGCCTACGACATCTCCAACACCGGCGACGCCGACATCGTGGCCTCCATGACCGTCTTTGTCCATGCCCGACCCCTGAAGCGGGACTACCGCCATTTCAAGCTCCGGGACCTGGAGCACGCCGATGACTACGCCTCCATGGAGCAGGTGCTCACGAGGAGATTCCGGCGGTATCTGGACGGGGACGAAAAGTTCGGAAATCTGCCCGACGTGCTCTTCATTGACGGCGGAGAGAACCACGCCAGGGTGGCCGTCCGGGTGCTGGAGGCCCACGGACTGGATATCCCGGTGTTCGGCATGGTGAAGGATGACCGGCACCGGACCCGCGCCCTGGTGACGCCGGAGGGGCGGGAGATCGGCATCCAGCAGAATCAGGCCATTTTTTCCTTTGTGGGCCGTATCCAGGAGGAGACCCACCGCTTTGCCATCGAGTTCAACCGGCTCCAGCGGAAGAACCGGGTCCAGGGCTCGGTGCTGGACCAGATCCCCGGCGTGGGCGACAAGCGCCGGGCCGAGCTGCTCAAACGCTTCAAGAGCGTAAAGAACGTCAGGGCTGCCTCTCTGGCCGAGCTGGAGGAGGCGGTGCCCAAGAACACGGCCAGAGCCGTGTATGACTTTTTCAACCGGCCGGAGGGGGAGCCATGA
- a CDS encoding VanW family protein encodes MKREITPEPVLRGRLRMWLGVRYFRARRWVWWHVGGTAYARRRTAPDCPHLWMAHATPLVRRLRDVDLWMQENKVRNLRLAAARLDGMTLLPGETLSYWRSIGNPTRRKGYVEGMLLRNGRVVPGVGGGLCQCSNLLYWMTLHTPLTVTERHRHGYDVFPDADRTQPFGSGATCFYNYLDLTIRNDTPDTWRLMLRVTDTHLEGEWRCSAPQTLRYEVYEKEHYFQGEYWGGYTRHNALYRRVLDLKGVLLGDEFVCENHALMMYSPMLPEERWCNPIDL; translated from the coding sequence ATGAAGAGGGAGATAACGCCGGAGCCGGTGCTTCGGGGAAGACTGCGCATGTGGCTGGGAGTCCGGTATTTCCGCGCCCGACGATGGGTCTGGTGGCATGTGGGCGGGACGGCCTATGCCCGGCGGAGGACCGCCCCCGACTGTCCCCACCTGTGGATGGCCCACGCCACGCCCCTGGTACGGAGGCTCCGGGACGTGGACCTGTGGATGCAGGAGAACAAGGTGCGAAACCTGCGCCTGGCCGCCGCCCGGCTGGATGGAATGACTCTGCTGCCCGGGGAGACGCTCTCCTATTGGCGGAGCATCGGCAATCCCACGCGGCGAAAGGGTTATGTGGAGGGGATGCTTCTGCGAAACGGCCGGGTGGTCCCCGGCGTGGGCGGGGGCCTGTGCCAGTGCTCCAACCTCCTCTATTGGATGACCCTCCACACGCCGCTTACGGTCACCGAACGGCACCGGCACGGGTATGACGTCTTTCCCGACGCGGACCGGACCCAGCCCTTCGGCAGCGGGGCCACCTGCTTTTACAACTATCTGGATCTGACCATCCGCAACGATACCCCCGACACATGGCGGCTGATGCTGCGGGTGACGGACACCCATCTGGAGGGAGAGTGGCGGTGCAGCGCTCCGCAGACCCTCCGCTATGAGGTGTACGAGAAGGAACACTATTTCCAGGGGGAATACTGGGGCGGCTATACCCGCCATAACGCCCTGTACCGCCGGGTTTTGGACCTGAAGGGCGTTCTGCTGGGGGATGAATTCGTATGTGAAAACCACGCTCTGATGATGTATTCCCCCATGCTGCCGGAAGAAAGGTGGTGCAATCCCATTGACCTTTGA
- a CDS encoding EcsC family protein: MPINPYVNQYNRQLDAIRRREAKLFRVRAPRNAPGGSLMAKIEERIPEKLRGTLDTAFYTAFQVLFQQGTGLLKKTIPEKKLRGERYIREYFLKEDPSAEHVRAFHKSGSRGGAAATAAATLEGCALGLLGMGLPDIPILMTLLLRAVYQTALRYGFPYDTREERYYILLLLCAALTRGAERKDYSDRADGFGRAIDHGERPPFDLDAQMGETSRALADAMLVVKFIQGTAVVGVVGGACNFSASRRVTEVANLKYQKRFLEKKRRGL, from the coding sequence ATGCCGATCAATCCCTATGTCAACCAGTATAACCGCCAGTTGGACGCCATCCGGCGCCGGGAGGCCAAGCTGTTTCGGGTGCGCGCTCCGCGGAACGCACCCGGCGGAAGCCTGATGGCCAAAATCGAGGAAAGAATTCCGGAAAAGCTGCGGGGGACTCTGGATACCGCCTTCTACACCGCCTTTCAGGTGCTGTTCCAGCAGGGGACCGGCCTGCTGAAAAAGACCATACCGGAGAAAAAGCTTCGGGGGGAGCGGTATATCCGGGAATACTTCCTCAAGGAGGACCCCAGCGCCGAGCACGTCCGAGCCTTCCATAAGAGCGGCAGCCGGGGCGGAGCGGCGGCCACCGCTGCGGCCACCCTGGAGGGCTGCGCCCTGGGCCTGCTGGGGATGGGGCTGCCCGATATCCCCATCCTGATGACCCTGCTTCTCCGTGCGGTGTATCAGACTGCCCTGCGCTATGGTTTCCCCTACGACACCCGGGAGGAGCGCTACTACATTCTGCTCCTGCTGTGCGCCGCCCTGACCAGGGGGGCGGAGCGGAAGGACTACAGCGACCGGGCCGACGGATTCGGGCGGGCCATCGACCACGGGGAGCGGCCGCCCTTTGACCTGGACGCCCAGATGGGGGAGACCTCCAGGGCCCTGGCTGACGCCATGCTGGTGGTGAAGTTCATCCAGGGCACTGCCGTCGTGGGCGTGGTGGGGGGCGCCTGCAACTTTTCCGCCAGCCGCCGGGTGACCGAGGTGGCCAATTTGAAATACCAGAAGCGGTTTTTGGAGAAAAAGCGGAGGGGGCTGTGA
- a CDS encoding HPr family phosphocarrier protein → MYIKEAVVNNQVGLHARPATFFIQKANEFKSSIWVEKDERRVNAKSLLGVLSLGIVKGTAINLIADGPDEKEAVEALIELISSNFSE, encoded by the coding sequence ATGTATATCAAAGAGGCGGTCGTGAACAATCAGGTAGGTCTCCACGCCAGACCCGCCACGTTCTTCATTCAGAAGGCCAATGAATTTAAGAGCTCCATCTGGGTGGAAAAGGATGAGCGCAGAGTAAATGCGAAAAGCCTGTTGGGTGTCCTCTCTCTTGGCATCGTGAAGGGCACCGCAATCAACCTCATCGCCGACGGACCCGACGAGAAGGAGGCCGTGGAGGCGCTCATCGAACTCATCTCGTCCAACTTCTCGGAGTAA